One window of Mycoplasma cottewii genomic DNA carries:
- the ylqF gene encoding ribosome biogenesis GTPase YlqF has product MSAEFNWFPGHMNKTLKEIEDKIKIVDVVVEVIDARAPYSSQNLTFKKLLKNKPIIYVFSKADLADPTVTDEWVKYYSKKDKVKVIVLNNNRKLDVVNELINAINQATEAKREKDKKNGIKNSLINALVIGIPNVGKSTFINRVIKGKNVKVGNKPGITRGIQVIHLNQFINLLDTPGVLPSKLESETVATNICAINSVKDSVFPKERVAARLMRYIFNHYEGYIEKYYKISTNLQRPVETVYTYKIFEKIGKERRWYITDNMLDMQRILSLFLKDVSLGRIGKISLERVLDVVPEEIEKAVSYKKEEEVDDISALW; this is encoded by the coding sequence ATGAGTGCTGAGTTTAACTGATTTCCTGGTCATATGAACAAAACATTAAAAGAAATCGAAGATAAAATAAAAATAGTTGATGTTGTTGTAGAAGTAATTGATGCCAGAGCTCCTTACTCATCACAAAATTTAACTTTTAAAAAACTTTTAAAGAATAAACCTATAATTTATGTTTTTTCAAAAGCAGATCTAGCTGATCCAACTGTTACTGATGAATGAGTTAAATATTATTCTAAAAAAGATAAAGTTAAAGTGATAGTTTTAAATAACAATAGAAAATTAGATGTTGTTAATGAATTAATTAATGCAATTAATCAAGCTACTGAAGCTAAACGTGAAAAAGATAAGAAAAATGGAATAAAAAATTCTTTAATTAATGCTTTAGTTATAGGTATTCCTAATGTTGGAAAATCTACTTTTATTAATAGAGTTATTAAAGGTAAAAACGTTAAAGTTGGTAATAAACCAGGAATTACTAGAGGTATTCAAGTTATTCATTTAAATCAATTTATCAACCTTTTAGATACTCCTGGAGTTTTACCTTCTAAATTAGAATCTGAAACTGTTGCAACAAATATTTGTGCGATTAATTCTGTTAAAGATAGTGTTTTTCCAAAAGAACGTGTTGCTGCACGTTTAATGAGATATATTTTTAATCACTATGAAGGTTATATTGAAAAATACTATAAAATTAGTACTAATCTTCAAAGACCTGTTGAAACGGTTTATACATACAAAATATTTGAAAAAATAGGAAAAGAAAGACGCTGATATATAACTGATAATATGTTAGATATGCAAAGAATTCTTTCATTATTTTTAAAAGATGTTTCACTAGGAAGAATAGGTAAAATTTCTCTTGAAAGAGTATTAGACGTTGTTCCTGAAGAAATTGAAAAAGCTGTTAGTTATAAAAAAGAAGAAGAAGTTGATGATATTAGTGCATTATGATAG